The Streptomyces sp. NBC_00102 genome segment ACTTCCTTCGCTGATCTCCAGTCCCAGCTCGGACAGCTCTCGCTCCGTGACGCGCACCGGCTCGGCCGGCGTCTCGAGGGGGCGCGCCGCATCCGCAAGCCCGAGGCCCGTCAGTCCGTCGTGGACGAGATCGCGGCCGAAGCGGGCAAGGCCGCCGAACGGCTCGCCGCGCGCGCCTCCCGGCTGCCCACCGTGTCGTACCCGGACCAGCTTCCGGTCAGCCAGAAGAAGGACGTGATCCTGGAGGCGATACGCGACCACCAGGTCGTGATCGTCGCGGGCGAGACCGGCTCCGGCAAGACCACCCAGATCCCGAAGATCTGCATGGAGCTGGGGCGCGGGGTGCGCGGCATGATCGGGCACACCCAGCCCCGCCGGATCGCGGCCCGCACGGTCGCGGAGCGCGTCGCGGAGGAGCTCGACACCCCGCTCGGCGAGACCGTCGGCTGGAAGGTCCGCTTCACCGACCAGGTGAACCCCGATTCGACCTTCGTGAAGCTGATGACGGACGGCATCCTGCTGGCCGAGATCCAGACGGACCGCGAGCTGCTCGCGTACGACACGATCATCATCGACGAGGCGCACGAGCGGTCGCTCAACATCGACTTCCTGCTCGGTTACCTGGCCCGGCTGCTGCCGAAGCGCCCGGACCTGAAGGTCGTCATCACGTCGGCGACCATCGACCCGGAGCGGTTCGCCCGGCACTTCGGCAACGCCCCGATCGTCGAGGTCAGCGGCCGCACCTATCCGGTGGAGGTCCGCTACCGCCCGCTCCTCGAAGAGGGCGGCGAGGACGCCGACCGCGACCAGATCACCGCGATCTGCGATGCGGTGGACGAGCTCCAGTCCGCCGGCCCCGGGGACGTGCTGGTCTTCCTCTCCGGCGAGCGGGAGATCCGCGACACCGCCGACGCGCTCGGCAAGCGCAACCTCCGCCACACCGAGGTGCTCCCCCTCTACGCCCGCCTCTCGCACGCCGAGCAGCACCGGGTGTTCCAGCGCCACACGGGACGCCGCATCGTGCTGGCGACCAACGTCGCCGAGACCTCGCTGACCGTCCCCGGCATCAAGTACGTGATCGACCCGGGCAACGCCCGCATCTCCCGCTACAGCCACCGCACCAAGGTGCAGCGGCTGCCGATCGAGCGGATCTCGCAGGCCAGCGCCAACCAGCGCAAGGGCCGCTGCGGCCGTACCTCGGACGGCATCTGCATCCGGCTCTACTCCGAGGACGACTTCCTCACCCGGCCGGAATTCACCGACGCCGAGATCCTGCGGACCAACCTCGCCTCCGTCATCCTCCAGATGACCGCGGCCGGGCTCGGCGACATCGAGAAGTTCCCCTTCATCGACCCGCCGGACCACCGCAACATCCGCGACGGCGTGCAGCTGCTCCAGGAGCTGGGCGCGCTGGACCCGGAGGAGAAGGACGCGCGCAAGCGGCTGACCCCGCTCGGCCGCAAGCTCTCGCAGCTCCCGGTGGACCCGCGGCTCGCCCGTATGGTCATCGAGGCCGACCGCAACGGCTGCGCCCGCGAGGTCATGGTCATCGCCGCCGCGCTCTCCATCCAGGACCCGCGCGAGCGGCCCTCGGACAAACAGACGCAGGCCGACCAGCAGCACGCCCGGTTCAAGGACGAGACCTCGGACTTCCTGGCGTACCTGAAGCTCTGGGACTACGTCCGCGAGCAGCAGCGCGAGCGCGGTTCCGCCAGCTTCCGCCGGATGTGCAAGCAGGAGTACCTGAACTTCCTGCGTATCCGTGAGTGGCAGGACATCTACTCCCAGCTGCGCACGGTCGCGCGGCAGATGGACATCAAGATCGAGGAGCCCACCGCGGAGACGGGCATCCCCGAACAGGCGGTGCACACCTCGCTGCTGGCCGGTCTGCTCTCCCACATCGGCCTCAAGGACACCGAGAAGAACGAGTACCTGGGCGCCCGCAGCGCCAAGTTCGCGATCTTCCCGGGCTCCTCGCTCTTCAAGAAGCAGCCCCGGTTCGTGATGTCGGCCGAGCTGGTGGAGACCTCCCGGCTCTGGGCCCGCGTCAACGCGAAGATCGAGCCGGAGTGGATCGAGCCGGTCGCCCAGCACCTGCTGAAGCGCACCTACAGCGAGCCGCACTGGGAGAAGGACCAGGCGGCGGTGATGGCGTACGAGCGGGTCACCCTCTACGGGGTGCCGATCATCGCCCAGCGCAAGATCAATTTCGGCCGAATCGACCAGGAGGCGTCCCGGGATCTCTTCATCCGGAACGCCCTGGTGGAGGGCGACTGGCGGACGCACCACCAGTTCTTCCACGACAACCGCAAACTCCTCGGCGAGGTCGAGGAGTTGGAGCACCGTGCCCGGCGCCGCGACATCCTCGTGGACGACGAGACGCTCTTCGATTTCTACGACAAGCGCATCCCCGAACACGTCGTCTCGGGCGCCCACTTCGACTCCTGGTGGAAGCACAAGCGCCGCGACGAGCCGGACGCGCTGGACTTCGAGCGCTCCATGCTCATCAACGAGAAGGCCGGGGCCGTCACCAAGGACGACTATCCGGACTCCTGGCGGCAGGGGAAGCTCAAGTTCAAGGTGACGTACCAGTTCGAGCCCGGCGCGGACGCGGACGGCGTGACCGTCCACATCCCGCTCCAGGTGCTCAACCAGGTCACCTCCGAGGGGTTCGACTGGCAGATCCCGGGCCTGCGCGACGAGGTCGTCATGGAGCTGATCCGTTCGCTGCCCAAGGCGATCCGCCGCCACTACGTGCCGGCCCCGAACTACGCCGACAAGTTCCTGGAGCGGGCCGTTCCGCTCCAGGAGCCGCTGCCCGCCACCCTCGCCCGCGAACTCCAGCGGATGGTCGGGGTTCCGGTCTCCGCGGACGACTTCGACCTGGGGCACGTACCGGAACACCTGAAGATCACCTTCCGGATCGTCGACGAGCGCCGCCGCAAGGTGGCCGAGGACAAGGACCTGGAGGCGCTCAAGCTCCGGCTGCGCCCCAAGGCCCGCCAGGCGCTCTCCCAGGCCGCCGCGGCCACCGCGGGGCCCTCGGGCGTCTCCATCGAGCGTTCGGGGCTCACCGGCTGGACCATCGGCACCCTGGAGCGCGTCTTCGAGACCCGGCGGGCCGGACAGCCGGTCAAGGCGTACCCGGCGCTGGTGGACCAGGGCGACACGGTGGCCGTACGGCTCTTCGACACCGAGGCCGAGCAGCAGCAGGCGATGTGGCGGGGCACCCGGAAGCTGATTCTGCTGAACATCCCGGTGAACCCGGCGAAGTTCGCCTCGGACAAGCTCACCAACCAGCAGAAGCTGGCGCTCTCGCGCAATCCGCACGGCTCGGTGCAGGCGCTCTTCGACGACTGCGCCACCGCGGCCGCCGACCGCCTGATCGCCGCCCACGGCGGCCCCGCCTGGGACGAGGCGGCCTTCAAGACCCTGTACGACAAGGTCCGCGCCGACCTGGTGGACCTCACGGTCCGCACGGTCGGCCAGGTCCAGCAGATCCTGGCCGCCTGGCAGGCCTGCGAGCGCCGCCTGAAGGCCACCGGCAGCCTGACGCTGGTGAACAACGTCGCGGACGTGAAGGAGCAGCTGGCGCGCCTCGTGCCGGCCGGGTTCGTCACCGCGACCGGACTGCGCCGGCTGCCCGACCTGATGCGCTACCTCGTCGCGGCGGACCGCCGGCTCCAGCAGATGCCGACCTCCGTCCAGCGCGACACCACGCGCATGGAGAAGGTGCACGAGATGCAGGACGAGTACGCCTGGCTGCTGGAACAGCTGCCGCGGGGGCGACCGGTGCCGCAGGAGGTCCTGGACATCCGCTGGATGATCGAGGAGCTTCGGGTCAGCTACTTCGCGCACGCGCTGGGGACGGCCTTCCCGGTGTCGGACAAGCGGATCGTGAAGGCGATCGACGCCGCCGCTCCGTAGTGCTTCTCCGGGGGAATCCGGCCTGCTCACACCCCTCGCCGGGGCGTGAGCAGGCCATCACCCCGAGTGAATTCGACCTGGCCCGCCAACCTCCTGTACAGTCCTGTTTCGCAGCCGGACGAGAGTACGGAAGCGGAGAACAACAGCAAGGTCCTGTGGAGCAGTTTGGAGTGCTCGCCACCCTGTCAAGGTGGAGGCCGCGGGTTCAAATCCCGTCAGGACCGCAGTAATCGAAGACCCGGATCGAATCGATCCGGGTCTTCGCGCGTTCGGGTGCCTTGACGGCGACGGCGGACGGGGCGTACCTGTGGGACCGCACGCGCCGGGGAACGAACGGGCCATGCCGTTCCCTTTGCCCGGCGGGCGGGATTCCGGGAGGCGACCGTGCGCACACCAGTGGCGAGACACGACGTCAGGGCCCTGCTGCGCGCCCATGCGGCAGCGGTCGGCGGCCGGGCCCATCTCGCCCGGCACTGCGCCGCCTGCCACCGCCTGCTGCGGCTCGCGATGACCCCGGCACCGGCTCCCGCACCACCGGCGGCCGACGGCCCCGCGAACGCCGCCGCGACTGCCCCGTCCCATGCCGCGTCGCACGCCCCGGCGGTCGCCGCGGCAGCCGCCCCCGTGCCCACGTCCGGCTCCTGGGGCCCCGACGGCCCACGCGGCGGTTCCGGGGCCTGAGCATCCCGTCCCGGGCGGCCACAGAGGGCCGGACGAGCACTCCTCGGGGGCCCGCCGGGGCACCCGGCCCGCCCTCCACGCTCCGCGGAGCGTGCTGGCGGCCTTCCCGGGGTCCCGCGAACGGCCGGAGGGCGGCCCGAGGGCTGCGGTGCGCGACCCGGGAGCGGCCCGAGGGCGACCGGAGGCCGTGCGGACGACGCGCGAAGGCCCCCGCGCCCCGTGACCGACGGCGAAGCTTTCCGCCTTCCCGTGGGGGCAGGCCGGCCGAGGGCAAGGGGCGTGCGGTGTGACGGGAGTCACCGAACCAGTTTTTGGACAGGGTGACTTTACCCTCCCCATACAACTGCCGAATTTAATATGTGCAATTGCACCCCTCTTCGAGGGCTCGACGGAATCCATCCCTCCGGTTTCTCCCGGCCCGTACGGGTAGCTCCCCCGCCTCCGGACAGAGTCCTTCACCGAGTCGCACACAGAACCCCACACCCACCCACACCCCGCGCGCACCCGCCGGAAAGCGACGCGGCGGGCGGTACGGGGGAAGCGCGTCAGGCGCCGGCGGGCGCCGTAAATGACACCGGCGCACCCCGGAGCGCAAGGGCGGCCCCGGGCGCTCGGCGCGGGGCGCGCGCCGGTCGGCCACACCGGCCCACGGCCCGGACCGCCGGGCCCCCGGGGCCCTTCCGGGCACGTCCCGGCACTTTCGGGCACCCTCGGGCACAAAAAAAGATCGCGCTGGACCCGGCGGAGTCCAGCGCGATCTTGACGACGTACCCGCATCGCACAGGTATGACGCCCGTTGGGGCGGGCGCCCGTCGTATGGAGCTATGGGTGAGCGGCTGCGGTTGGGGGGCCGTCAGCTGCCCGGTCGTGATGCGGCGACAGGGGTGTTTCAGGCCTCGCTGCGCTGCTGCGGAATACCCGCAAGCAGTGCGCGGACCTCTGCCTCGCGGTATCGGCGATGTCCACCGAGCGTGCGGATGGACGTGAGCTTGCCAGCCTTGGCCCAACGGGTGACCGTCTTCGGGTCCACGCGGAACATCGTGGCAACCTCAGCCGGGGTCAGCAGCGGCTCGGCATCAGGGGTGCGAGCGGTCATGAGCGGCCTCCTCGGGAGAACCGAACCATCTCGGTTCTTTCCTCTAAATTCTGCACCTTGGCCCACGTTGCCCGAAATGGCGAACGGGGGCCGAGTCGGTTATAGGACGAACGGCTTGTCCTCGGCACTACAACTACACCATCCGTCCAGCCGCGTCGGCCAAACCGATGGAATTGCCCTCCCAGGTGTTCATCAGCGACGGATGCCGATGGACCATGCTATAGCGGACAGTCACGCGTCAGTAACGATCAGTCACAGAGCGATCAGGAGTCACTAGACCCCCCATAGCGTGCAATGCAGAGCAATCCGCCCATAGTTGGACGGACAGAGTCCTCCCCGGACTCCTTGTCCTATTTTGGCACGAGGGGTAGGGATGGGCGCAAGGGCGGCCTTAGTGCCGTCCGTCACGCTTGCGACCATTGGGCGGGTTCAGGACGTTGGACCTAGGACGCTCGGCGTAGCTCCCGCCACACCGGGCTCTCCCGCCCCAGGGGACCCGCCCGACGGGCCGTCAGCCGGCCACCGGAGCCGCCCCCGCTCCACGGGCGCCCGGCGCACCCCCGCCGGATCACGTCCCCGCCCGGCACCTCTCGGCGTCCCCCGTGGGTTCGCGTGCGTGCTCGCGCGTCTCGTCGGCGGTCATCGGCTTCCTCAACTCCCTCCCGGTCGCGGCCCGCCGCGCGGACCGGTCTTCCTGGCGAAGGAGGCGGTTGGTGTGCCTTGATCCGATTCCATCCGGTTCGGCCGCTTGCGACCGCCTCGGCATGAGGTTGCCCCGGTTGGAACCTTTCATGCCACCGTGTTCCGATTCGCCTCTATTGGTGGTGCGGTGTGCCGACACATGTTGACGCCGGAGAGCCCTTTCCCCGTTCACTTCGCGAAGCCGGGCCCCCCTCAACGGGCTGATCGGAAGGGGCCGGTCGGAACGGGCCCTCGGAACGGGCCGGCCGGTCGGAACGGACTGGCCGGAACGGACTGGCCGGAACGGGGGCCCTCCGCAACGGGCCGTCGGAACGGGCCGGCCGCCGCGCACGCCGGTGGGACCCGCGGCAGCAGCCGGACGGACCGCCCCGGCCCCCGTCCGGCGCCACCCGCCCCCGACTCGCCGGTCAGTTGGCGGACCGGAGGTCCCGCACCGCGCGCCAGCGTTCCGCGAGCCGGCCGTACGCCACCGCCGCCCGGTCGTTGTCGCCCTCGCGCAGCGCCCCGATGCCCTCGGCCACGTCCGCCGCCGACCGGTCCTCGGCCAGCCGGGCGGCCGGCACCGCGTGCACCAGGCCCCCGTAGTCCAGCTCGACCAGCGACCGGGGGTGGAACTCCTCGAGCCAGCGGCCCACATCGACCAGGCCCTCCGCCAACGGCCCGTCGTCCACGGTCTCGCGCAGGGTCCGCAGCCCGCGCGCCAGCCTGCGCCGCGCCTCCACCATGGGCGTCCGGTACCGCAGCGAAGCCGGCCCGCCCTCCCCGTCCGGCGCCCCGTACTCGCGTTCCCCGTCGGCGAAGAGCACGAACCAGCGGACCGGCACGTGCCACACCGCCGTCCTGATCCAGGGCCGCGCGTCCGGGTTCCGGCGCTGCCACCGCTCGTGGTCGGCGGCCTGCTGCTCCCGGACCACCGGAGGCAGCACCGCGTCCAGCACATTGGCCGGAAACAGACCCCCGAGTTCCTCCAGGGCCAGCCATCCGCGCAGCCGGGTCCGCCACGGGCAGACGCAGACCACCCCGTCGATCTCCGCGACGAAGGCGTCCGCGCTCTCGTGCGGACTCACCCCGACCGGCGGAGTGGGCACCAAGTCCGCGAGGGAGCGGCGGAGTTCGTCCTGTGCGGTGGGGAAGTCGCCGCGCTGCGCGTAGCGCGTCCAGTGCGCGCGCTCGGCCTCCGGGAAGGCGGCGAGGGGCTCGTACACCCGCAGATAGGACGTGTAAGGGACGAGCACTGAGGACACCACCGACATGAAGCTGATCGTGTCACGTCGGTACTCCCTCGGGGGGTGATCCCCGGCAGAGAGGCGATCCGCGCGGGAGCAGGATCTACGCTCGGAACGCACGGGCCGGCCCCGCCGGTCCGCCGGGGGTCTTCCCATCCTCAGAAGTCCCCGACGCTCCAACTTCCGCCGCTTCGTACTTGGGAGTCACCACCGTGACCGTTGTGACCGGCGTACCCGACGCAGCCTCCGCGTCCGCGGACGTGCTGCGCACCCTGTTCCACTCGGACCAGGGAGGACATGAGCAGGTCGTCATCTGCCAGGACCGGGCGAGCGGCCTCAAGGCCGTC includes the following:
- the hrpA gene encoding ATP-dependent RNA helicase HrpA, whose translation is MSTSFADLQSQLGQLSLRDAHRLGRRLEGARRIRKPEARQSVVDEIAAEAGKAAERLAARASRLPTVSYPDQLPVSQKKDVILEAIRDHQVVIVAGETGSGKTTQIPKICMELGRGVRGMIGHTQPRRIAARTVAERVAEELDTPLGETVGWKVRFTDQVNPDSTFVKLMTDGILLAEIQTDRELLAYDTIIIDEAHERSLNIDFLLGYLARLLPKRPDLKVVITSATIDPERFARHFGNAPIVEVSGRTYPVEVRYRPLLEEGGEDADRDQITAICDAVDELQSAGPGDVLVFLSGEREIRDTADALGKRNLRHTEVLPLYARLSHAEQHRVFQRHTGRRIVLATNVAETSLTVPGIKYVIDPGNARISRYSHRTKVQRLPIERISQASANQRKGRCGRTSDGICIRLYSEDDFLTRPEFTDAEILRTNLASVILQMTAAGLGDIEKFPFIDPPDHRNIRDGVQLLQELGALDPEEKDARKRLTPLGRKLSQLPVDPRLARMVIEADRNGCAREVMVIAAALSIQDPRERPSDKQTQADQQHARFKDETSDFLAYLKLWDYVREQQRERGSASFRRMCKQEYLNFLRIREWQDIYSQLRTVARQMDIKIEEPTAETGIPEQAVHTSLLAGLLSHIGLKDTEKNEYLGARSAKFAIFPGSSLFKKQPRFVMSAELVETSRLWARVNAKIEPEWIEPVAQHLLKRTYSEPHWEKDQAAVMAYERVTLYGVPIIAQRKINFGRIDQEASRDLFIRNALVEGDWRTHHQFFHDNRKLLGEVEELEHRARRRDILVDDETLFDFYDKRIPEHVVSGAHFDSWWKHKRRDEPDALDFERSMLINEKAGAVTKDDYPDSWRQGKLKFKVTYQFEPGADADGVTVHIPLQVLNQVTSEGFDWQIPGLRDEVVMELIRSLPKAIRRHYVPAPNYADKFLERAVPLQEPLPATLARELQRMVGVPVSADDFDLGHVPEHLKITFRIVDERRRKVAEDKDLEALKLRLRPKARQALSQAAAATAGPSGVSIERSGLTGWTIGTLERVFETRRAGQPVKAYPALVDQGDTVAVRLFDTEAEQQQAMWRGTRKLILLNIPVNPAKFASDKLTNQQKLALSRNPHGSVQALFDDCATAAADRLIAAHGGPAWDEAAFKTLYDKVRADLVDLTVRTVGQVQQILAAWQACERRLKATGSLTLVNNVADVKEQLARLVPAGFVTATGLRRLPDLMRYLVAADRRLQQMPTSVQRDTTRMEKVHEMQDEYAWLLEQLPRGRPVPQEVLDIRWMIEELRVSYFAHALGTAFPVSDKRIVKAIDAAAP
- a CDS encoding DUF6274 family protein, producing the protein MRTPVARHDVRALLRAHAAAVGGRAHLARHCAACHRLLRLAMTPAPAPAPPAADGPANAAATAPSHAASHAPAVAAAAAPVPTSGSWGPDGPRGGSGA
- the bldC gene encoding developmental transcriptional regulator BldC, with protein sequence MTARTPDAEPLLTPAEVATMFRVDPKTVTRWAKAGKLTSIRTLGGHRRYREAEVRALLAGIPQQRSEA